A region from the Muribaculum gordoncarteri genome encodes:
- a CDS encoding DUF5106 domain-containing protein, translating into MKKIILSLITAMTMSLAMNAQQIETPFAYPQAPDTLSTLEDRTSYVIMKFWDNCDFKKVMPDTAKFNRAFRDYISFVPYAYTDSIRKSANALLNRFKDNPKAILQIAEQADRNLFGPEAPFWSDEVFIMFARSVLANKKISNADKAPYMEKVKMLNSSQVGANVNQLSYTTRHGATHDLYNQNGEFIAMIFVDESCADCSIIMLRLETDVAVTNLVKSGKLKIVVINVGEATPKWKEEVADYPYEWEVGSAPDAAKYIDLRNMPNIYLLDNEHKVVLRNMSVDQLLRICENLNLQQNTTTKE; encoded by the coding sequence ATGAAAAAAATCATACTTTCGTTAATCACGGCAATGACCATGTCACTTGCCATGAATGCACAACAGATTGAAACGCCATTTGCCTATCCTCAGGCGCCTGACACATTGTCAACCCTCGAGGACCGCACAAGTTACGTTATAATGAAGTTTTGGGACAACTGCGACTTCAAGAAGGTGATGCCTGACACGGCAAAATTCAACAGGGCGTTCCGCGACTACATCTCATTTGTACCCTATGCCTACACCGACAGCATCCGCAAATCGGCCAACGCACTGCTCAACCGATTCAAGGACAACCCCAAGGCAATACTTCAGATAGCCGAGCAGGCCGACCGCAATCTCTTCGGTCCCGAAGCCCCGTTCTGGAGCGACGAAGTGTTCATCATGTTTGCACGTTCGGTACTTGCCAATAAAAAGATAAGCAATGCCGATAAGGCTCCTTATATGGAAAAAGTGAAGATGCTCAACTCTTCGCAGGTAGGCGCAAATGTAAATCAGCTGTCCTATACCACCCGACACGGAGCCACTCACGACCTTTACAACCAAAACGGTGAATTCATCGCTATGATATTTGTCGATGAAAGTTGCGCCGACTGCTCCATAATCATGTTGCGACTTGAAACCGATGTCGCCGTCACCAATCTCGTAAAGAGCGGAAAGCTGAAAATAGTAGTGATAAATGTAGGCGAAGCCACTCCCAAATGGAAGGAAGAGGTTGCCGACTACCCCTATGAGTGGGAAGTGGGAAGTGCTCCCGATGCGGCAAAATATATCGACCTTCGCAATATGCCCAACATATATCTACTCGACAACGAACACAAGGTTGTTCTACGCAATATGTCGGTAGACCAATTGTTGAGAATATGTGAGAACTTGAACCTGCAACAAAACACTACAACTAAAGAGTAA
- the mnmA gene encoding tRNA 2-thiouridine(34) synthase MnmA, whose amino-acid sequence MNIAVLISGGVDSAVVVHKLKEEGHDLHLFYIRIGLDTDEGDCSAEEDIEMCTLIARKYGCPFDVVSLHQEYWDNVMEYALNTVRQGLTPNPDIMCNKMIKFGYFEQRWGHEFDKTATGHYASTDIIGNTTYLATAVDPVKDQTDFLARISYEQLCHLMFPLGNMPKAAVRETAIAARMPNAFRKDSQGICFLGKINYNDFIKRHLGIKKGAIIELETGRKIGEHNGFWFHTIGQRKGLGLSGGPWYVVKKNVHDNVIYVSNGYDTEKQYGNTLHLDEMHFISGNPWGEECNKTPITFKNRHAPEFQPGTLTRLNDREYVIESQNRVQGIAPGQFAVIYDAKGHLCYGSGIITGQNVIL is encoded by the coding sequence ATGAACATAGCCGTTTTAATCTCAGGAGGAGTTGACAGCGCGGTAGTCGTACACAAGCTGAAAGAAGAGGGTCATGACCTGCATCTTTTTTACATCCGCATCGGCCTTGACACCGACGAAGGTGACTGTTCGGCCGAAGAGGACATTGAAATGTGTACTCTGATCGCCCGCAAATACGGATGCCCGTTTGATGTAGTGTCACTGCATCAGGAATATTGGGACAATGTCATGGAATACGCATTGAACACCGTGCGACAGGGATTGACTCCCAACCCCGACATCATGTGTAACAAGATGATAAAATTCGGCTATTTTGAACAGCGTTGGGGACATGAATTCGACAAGACGGCCACAGGACACTATGCATCGACCGATATCATCGGCAACACCACCTATCTTGCAACGGCAGTCGATCCCGTAAAGGACCAGACCGACTTCCTCGCCCGCATAAGCTACGAGCAGCTGTGTCATCTGATGTTCCCGTTGGGCAACATGCCCAAGGCAGCTGTCAGGGAAACAGCCATTGCCGCCCGAATGCCGAATGCATTCCGCAAGGACAGCCAGGGAATATGTTTCCTCGGCAAGATAAACTACAACGATTTTATAAAACGCCACCTCGGAATAAAGAAGGGGGCAATCATCGAACTTGAAACCGGACGAAAAATAGGCGAACACAACGGATTCTGGTTTCACACAATAGGCCAACGCAAAGGACTCGGACTTAGCGGCGGCCCATGGTATGTTGTCAAGAAGAACGTTCATGACAATGTAATCTATGTAAGCAACGGCTACGACACCGAGAAGCAATATGGCAACACCTTGCATCTCGACGAAATGCACTTCATCTCAGGTAATCCTTGGGGCGAAGAGTGCAACAAGACACCTATAACGTTCAAGAACCGTCACGCTCCCGAGTTCCAGCCCGGCACATTGACACGGTTGAACGACAGGGAATATGTAATCGAATCGCAGAACCGTGTTCAGGGAATAGCCCCGGGACAGTTTGCCGTAATATACGATGCAAAAGGCCACCTCTGCTACGGCAGTGGAATAATAACCGGACAAAACGTAATATTGTGA
- a CDS encoding DoxX family protein, whose product MRKLTHHIESLFIRCTGYTYSNLARLFMRLFVGIMFLQFGIRHLMTFSTLRYTFPSVLGWSSETSLIVMITIELVCSLFIMVGFLTRLAVIPPVISMIIAEYYLLHDLLSDVFTYSISSTQPGYLPIMFIGIFLFLLLAGPGKISLDYFISIFLISQHGKDESEELDEV is encoded by the coding sequence ATGCGAAAACTGACCCACCATATCGAAAGCCTGTTCATACGTTGCACAGGATACACCTACAGCAATCTGGCCCGACTGTTTATGAGGCTGTTTGTAGGAATAATGTTCTTGCAGTTTGGCATACGCCATCTCATGACATTCTCAACGTTGCGCTATACGTTTCCCTCGGTTCTGGGCTGGAGCAGCGAAACCTCGCTCATCGTCATGATAACGATTGAGCTTGTGTGTTCGCTCTTCATCATGGTGGGTTTCCTAACCCGTCTTGCGGTGATACCGCCTGTCATATCAATGATAATCGCGGAATATTACCTGCTTCACGACCTGTTGTCGGATGTATTCACCTATTCAATATCGAGTACACAACCGGGCTACCTGCCAATAATGTTCATAGGCATATTTCTCTTCCTCCTGTTGGCCGGGCCCGGCAAGATATCGCTCGACTACTTCATTTCCATCTTCCTTATTTCACAACATGGCAAGGACGAATCTGAAGAGTTGGACGAAGTATAG